One Desulforhopalus sp. DNA segment encodes these proteins:
- the nuoK gene encoding NADH-quinone oxidoreductase subunit NuoK — MIQDYLILSIILFCLGILGVITRRNVFTVFMSIELMLNAANLAFITFSRLHESMDGHVLALMVMAVAAAEAALALAVVILLHKHKGKLDTNVFSLLKG, encoded by the coding sequence ATGATCCAGGACTATCTCATACTCAGCATCATTCTCTTTTGTCTGGGCATTCTCGGAGTCATTACCAGACGTAACGTCTTCACCGTTTTCATGTCTATAGAGCTCATGTTGAATGCGGCAAACCTTGCCTTCATTACCTTCTCACGACTGCATGAGAGTATGGATGGTCATGTTTTGGCCCTGATGGTTATGGCCGTTGCCGCAGCGGAAGCGGCTCTGGCACTTGCCGTGGTCATTCTCCTGCACAAGCATAAGGGCAAGCTGGACACCAACGTATTCAGCCTGTTAAAAGGGTGA
- a CDS encoding 2Fe-2S iron-sulfur cluster-binding protein, translated as MADKIKLFVNGVEVEVEAGKNLIDAIGAVGIEIPHFCYHPALGSDGNCRMCLVGIEDGRPPLVPACKTPAQAGMKVLLDAAHIKKIQHDVMELELINHPIDCPICDQAGECKLQDFYMSYDKQPSRMTVAQVKKGKKLDYGCGIVHDQERCVLCARCVRFCRQITKTGELGIVNRSDAAQVEFFPGRPINNRYAQNIVDLCPVGAMTSADFRFKQRVWFLKRAKGICHGCAKGCNITIEHNREKYQEDRIYRFLPRLNPQVNGYFICDKGRYSYHKENEGRLTVARQGSQVRNQADALAACNQEISRSPKIAMILSPNCSLEEMVAVKSLAEKLGATLSGFSDGYISAGDGDGYLIQDDKSANRAGLGILGINSNRAVFEKDLGEAQLLVNFNNDLTRSYTEPELRALLKDTKMILAASHDDGLAAMAAIAIPIAAASEYSGSLVNCDNILQSFTKAVSKNHDPVDIGTLAAQLGSPLQTRAEQFSELRKYLSVLKNFEADTLPAEGLKLTDNEATHVTA; from the coding sequence ATGGCTGACAAGATTAAACTTTTTGTGAATGGAGTTGAGGTCGAGGTCGAAGCGGGGAAAAACCTGATCGACGCCATCGGTGCCGTCGGCATTGAGATCCCGCACTTCTGCTATCACCCGGCACTTGGTTCCGACGGCAACTGCCGGATGTGCCTGGTCGGGATAGAAGACGGCAGGCCGCCGCTTGTTCCGGCCTGTAAAACCCCGGCGCAAGCTGGGATGAAGGTTCTGCTGGACGCCGCCCATATCAAAAAAATCCAGCATGATGTCATGGAATTGGAACTCATCAACCACCCCATCGATTGCCCTATCTGCGATCAGGCCGGGGAGTGCAAGTTGCAAGACTTCTACATGTCCTATGACAAGCAACCGAGCCGGATGACCGTCGCCCAGGTCAAGAAAGGGAAAAAACTCGATTATGGCTGCGGTATCGTCCACGATCAGGAGCGCTGCGTCCTCTGCGCCAGGTGTGTCCGCTTTTGCCGGCAGATCACCAAAACCGGCGAGTTGGGCATTGTCAACAGAAGCGATGCGGCGCAGGTCGAATTCTTCCCCGGCAGGCCAATCAACAACCGCTATGCCCAGAACATTGTAGACCTTTGCCCGGTTGGCGCCATGACCAGTGCCGACTTCCGTTTCAAACAGCGAGTATGGTTCTTGAAAAGGGCCAAGGGTATATGCCACGGTTGCGCCAAAGGATGTAATATCACCATTGAGCACAACCGGGAAAAATATCAGGAAGATCGTATATATCGCTTCCTCCCACGACTGAACCCACAAGTCAACGGGTACTTCATCTGTGACAAGGGCCGGTATAGCTACCACAAGGAGAATGAAGGTCGCCTGACCGTTGCCCGGCAGGGTAGTCAGGTTCGTAACCAGGCTGACGCACTGGCCGCCTGCAACCAAGAAATAAGCCGGTCCCCAAAAATTGCCATGATCCTCTCTCCCAACTGTTCCCTGGAGGAAATGGTCGCGGTCAAGAGCCTGGCGGAAAAACTCGGTGCCACGTTGTCCGGTTTTAGCGATGGTTACATCAGTGCCGGAGATGGTGACGGCTACCTTATTCAGGATGATAAATCGGCAAATCGCGCAGGGCTGGGAATCCTGGGCATAAACAGTAACCGTGCGGTCTTTGAAAAAGATCTCGGTGAGGCCCAGCTGCTGGTCAATTTCAATAACGATCTTACCCGCAGTTATACAGAACCGGAACTGCGTGCCCTTCTCAAAGACACCAAGATGATACTTGCTGCCAGTCACGATGACGGGCTTGCGGCAATGGCCGCTATCGCCATACCAATTGCTGCTGCTAGTGAATACTCTGGAAGCCTTGTTAACTGTGACAACATCCTACAAAGCTTTACCAAGGCGGTGAGTAAAAACCACGATCCGGTCGATATCGGGACATTGGCCGCCCAACTCGGTAGCCCCCTGCAAACCCGCGCCGAACAATTTTCCGAGCTGCGCAAATATCTCAGTGTCCTTAAGAACTTTGAGGCAGATACTCTACCAGCCGAGGGATTGAAATTAACCGACAACGAGGCCACCCATGTCACCGCTTGA
- a CDS encoding NADH-quinone oxidoreductase subunit I produces the protein MAASVKTLARKGASLHERFYLIEIFKGMATTFGHFFRNLRDNRKLYVRHYPEVQPEIPVRWRGLHRLTKHDDGTVKCVACFMCQTNCPSHCIMIEAGERQDGRTEKMPVKFVIDQLECIYCGYCVEACPLDAIRMDTGKFSTAGGTRESFVVGLEQLLATPGAFSEEEYKKGGA, from the coding sequence ATGGCAGCCTCAGTAAAAACATTGGCGAGAAAGGGAGCAAGCCTCCACGAACGCTTTTATCTCATTGAGATCTTTAAAGGAATGGCCACAACCTTCGGCCACTTCTTCAGAAATCTTCGCGATAACAGAAAGTTGTATGTCCGTCACTATCCAGAAGTTCAACCAGAGATACCAGTACGCTGGCGAGGCCTGCACCGCCTCACCAAGCATGATGACGGCACAGTCAAATGCGTCGCCTGCTTTATGTGTCAGACTAATTGTCCGTCCCACTGCATCATGATAGAGGCCGGCGAAAGACAGGACGGCAGAACCGAGAAAATGCCGGTCAAATTCGTTATCGATCAACTCGAATGCATCTACTGCGGATACTGCGTTGAGGCCTGTCCCCTGGATGCCATCCGCATGGATACCGGCAAGTTCTCAACCGCCGGAGGCACGCGGGAGTCTTTTGTCGTTGGGCTGGAGCAGTTACTGGCAACCCCAGGGGCCTTTTCTGAAGAAGAATACAAAAAAGGGGGCGCTTGA
- a CDS encoding NADH-quinone oxidoreductase subunit H, translated as MSPLDIFMVVARVAFSAFIPLCFIAICVWMERRGAGFFQDRSGPNRANIFGFRAAGLVQNLADAAKLIFKEDVISGHIKHKFYFVLAPVIVFFTSLVSFAVVPFADTLVLGGKSYIMQGIPFDLGILWFLSLAGFSVYGIILAGWSSTNKYGVLGGLRSAAQVISYEIPMGLSIVSMLIVYGTVNLNEIAQFQGKLLFGFIPMWGAILQPLAMIIFVVAAFAETNRTPFDLAEGESELVAGYHVEYSAMKFAIFFMGEYVALFVSSAMIVTLFFGGYQLPFLSTATLLNHAKPVAFLLIVILPVAMHFFAGWIRRSNVSHYQRKNDPRIFEATVYIKCLWGLVIFLEAVLLSVLFFSSGGAATHIFVVLLQVCTFLVKVTMMLFVYIWVRWTLPRFRYDQLQTLGWKMLLPLALLNIFITSAFVVALS; from the coding sequence ATGTCACCGCTTGATATCTTTATGGTTGTCGCGAGAGTTGCCTTCAGCGCCTTTATTCCGCTCTGTTTCATCGCCATTTGCGTGTGGATGGAGCGACGTGGGGCAGGCTTTTTCCAGGACCGTTCAGGTCCGAACCGCGCCAATATCTTCGGCTTTCGAGCAGCTGGATTGGTGCAGAATCTCGCTGACGCTGCCAAACTTATTTTTAAAGAAGATGTGATATCGGGCCATATTAAACACAAATTCTACTTTGTTCTGGCCCCTGTGATTGTCTTTTTCACCTCTCTGGTCTCCTTTGCCGTTGTGCCCTTTGCCGATACCCTGGTCCTCGGCGGCAAGAGCTATATCATGCAAGGTATTCCCTTTGATCTGGGAATTCTGTGGTTTCTGTCCCTAGCCGGCTTCAGTGTGTACGGAATCATCCTCGCCGGATGGTCGTCAACCAATAAGTACGGGGTCCTCGGCGGTCTCCGTTCAGCTGCCCAGGTCATCAGCTATGAAATTCCCATGGGCTTGTCCATCGTCAGCATGCTCATTGTGTATGGTACCGTTAATCTGAATGAGATTGCCCAATTCCAGGGCAAGCTCCTCTTCGGTTTCATTCCCATGTGGGGTGCAATATTGCAACCCCTGGCAATGATAATCTTCGTTGTCGCCGCCTTCGCCGAGACCAACCGAACCCCCTTCGATCTTGCCGAAGGTGAGAGTGAGTTGGTCGCAGGTTATCATGTTGAGTACAGCGCCATGAAATTTGCGATCTTTTTCATGGGTGAATACGTCGCCCTGTTTGTGTCGAGCGCCATGATTGTAACCCTCTTTTTCGGAGGGTATCAGTTGCCGTTTCTTTCCACCGCTACTTTATTGAATCATGCCAAGCCGGTGGCCTTCCTGCTCATAGTCATTTTGCCGGTGGCCATGCACTTTTTTGCCGGCTGGATCAGGAGGAGCAACGTCAGCCACTACCAAAGAAAAAATGACCCAAGGATATTCGAGGCGACGGTCTACATCAAATGCCTCTGGGGCCTGGTAATCTTTCTTGAAGCAGTTTTGTTGTCCGTTCTATTCTTTTCCTCCGGCGGTGCCGCAACCCATATCTTCGTGGTATTGCTGCAGGTCTGTACCTTCCTCGTAAAAGTTACCATGATGCTCTTTGTCTATATCTGGGTGCGCTGGACCTTGCCGCGTTTCCGCTATGACCAGCTCCAGACCTTGGGATGGAAAATGCTCCTTCCCCTGGCACTTCTGAACATTTTTATTACCAGCGCATTCGTCGTGGCCTTGAGTTAG
- the nuoF gene encoding NADH-quinone oxidoreductase subunit NuoF: MEVKILSAKFHIDNANTLAVAISHGAYSTLDKLFAMQPAEVIEEVKKSGLRGRGGAGFPAGMKWGFLPKNTGKPVYLAVNSDESEPATFKDRYILVKDPHMLIEGIIICSYAIDCHDAYIYIRGEYTTQVKILQAAIDEAYAAGYLGASIAGRDFKLDVTIHRGAGAYICGEETALLESIEGQKGQPRSKPPFPAVAGLYGCPTIINNVQTIASLPFIITNGADAYKAHGTEKSPGTHLFGISGHVEKPGMYELPLGLPILEVIDKMAGGVWKGRKLKGIIPGGSSTPVLLPEEAKDVTLDYESMAAHKTMFGSGGIVVLDETVDIVQLVENLISFYHHESCGQCTPCREGLGWMLKIVQKILRGEGVIEDVLLLRELCDNIEMKTVCVLSAACTMPVRSYLDKFRQEFLAYVPTASPAAQEKQE, encoded by the coding sequence ATGGAAGTGAAAATTCTCAGTGCCAAGTTTCATATAGACAATGCCAACACCCTGGCCGTTGCCATAAGCCACGGCGCCTATTCGACCCTCGACAAACTCTTCGCGATGCAGCCGGCCGAGGTCATTGAAGAGGTAAAGAAGAGCGGTCTGCGGGGCCGGGGCGGGGCTGGATTTCCAGCTGGGATGAAATGGGGGTTTCTCCCCAAGAACACCGGTAAGCCAGTGTATCTGGCGGTCAATTCAGACGAATCGGAACCAGCCACCTTCAAAGATCGCTACATCCTCGTCAAAGACCCGCACATGCTCATCGAAGGCATTATCATCTGCAGCTACGCCATCGACTGCCATGATGCCTATATATATATCCGCGGCGAATATACCACCCAGGTCAAAATTCTGCAGGCGGCAATCGATGAGGCATATGCCGCCGGCTACCTTGGCGCCAGCATTGCCGGCCGCGACTTCAAGCTCGATGTCACCATCCACCGCGGCGCCGGGGCCTATATCTGCGGCGAAGAGACCGCGCTCCTCGAATCCATTGAGGGGCAAAAGGGCCAGCCACGCAGCAAGCCGCCGTTCCCGGCAGTTGCCGGACTGTATGGCTGCCCGACGATCATCAACAATGTCCAGACTATTGCCTCCCTGCCCTTTATCATCACAAATGGCGCAGACGCCTACAAAGCTCACGGCACCGAAAAAAGTCCCGGGACCCATCTATTTGGCATCTCCGGCCATGTTGAAAAACCTGGGATGTATGAGCTGCCTCTTGGCCTGCCGATCCTCGAGGTCATCGACAAAATGGCAGGTGGAGTTTGGAAGGGCCGGAAGCTGAAGGGGATCATCCCCGGAGGAAGTTCCACCCCGGTCCTGCTACCCGAAGAGGCCAAGGACGTAACCCTTGATTACGAATCCATGGCCGCCCACAAAACCATGTTTGGTTCGGGCGGCATCGTGGTGCTCGACGAGACCGTCGATATCGTCCAACTGGTTGAAAACCTCATCTCTTTTTACCATCATGAGTCCTGTGGCCAATGCACTCCCTGTCGCGAGGGACTGGGCTGGATGCTGAAGATTGTGCAAAAAATCCTTCGCGGTGAGGGTGTTATCGAAGATGTCCTTCTGCTCCGTGAGCTTTGCGATAATATCGAGATGAAAACGGTCTGTGTACTCTCCGCTGCCTGCACCATGCCGGTACGCAGTTACCTTGATAAGTTCAGGCAGGAATTTCTGGCATATGTGCCAACCGCCTCTCCAGCAGCACAAGAAAAACAGGAATAG
- a CDS encoding NAD(P)H-dependent oxidoreductase subunit E, with protein sequence MSNRSQLISTGKPFQFDRERDAEFERLSTRYPTRESLILPALWLIQEQEGWICQEALAYAADRIGTFASKLYEAVTFYTMFHLHPMGRNHICVCRTLSCWLLGKQEIVDFLKNEIGITPGQISEDGRFSLEEVECLGHCGTAPVVQVNGEFHENMDAGKLKELLATLP encoded by the coding sequence ATGAGCAACCGTTCACAGCTGATTTCTACCGGAAAACCATTTCAATTCGACCGGGAAAGGGATGCCGAATTCGAGAGACTCAGCACGCGCTACCCGACCAGGGAGTCGTTGATTCTTCCAGCCCTCTGGCTCATTCAGGAACAGGAAGGGTGGATCTGCCAGGAGGCCCTGGCCTACGCAGCCGACCGGATCGGCACCTTCGCCAGCAAGCTGTATGAAGCGGTGACCTTCTATACCATGTTCCATCTGCACCCAATGGGCAGAAACCACATCTGCGTTTGCCGTACCCTGTCCTGCTGGCTGCTCGGCAAGCAAGAAATCGTCGATTTTCTAAAAAACGAGATCGGTATCACCCCCGGACAGATCAGCGAGGATGGCCGTTTCAGCCTGGAAGAGGTTGAGTGCCTTGGCCACTGCGGTACCGCCCCGGTTGTCCAGGTTAACGGCGAATTCCACGAAAACATGGACGCGGGCAAGCTGAAAGAGCTGCTGGCCACATTGCCATAA
- a CDS encoding NADH-quinone oxidoreductase subunit J, producing the protein MFAEILFFGFAALSVLGALGLVFFRHPMNGAMSLVVTMISLAGLYALLSAKLIFALQLIVYAGAIMSLILFIIMFLNIAESDLPEEARHWIYLAGGVVIILPIGSFLIKIVKSIPGGETTIIGNGFGGVKEVGLVLFQDWLLPFEIVSILLLVALIGAVVLAGKRRTDK; encoded by the coding sequence ATGTTTGCCGAGATATTATTTTTCGGATTTGCGGCACTTTCGGTACTTGGTGCCCTTGGCCTGGTGTTTTTTCGCCACCCGATGAACGGGGCGATGAGCCTTGTCGTGACTATGATCTCCTTGGCAGGGCTGTATGCCCTTCTTTCCGCCAAACTGATCTTTGCCCTGCAACTTATTGTATATGCCGGGGCGATCATGTCACTTATCCTTTTTATCATCATGTTTCTCAATATCGCTGAGAGTGATCTCCCCGAAGAAGCTCGGCATTGGATATATCTCGCCGGTGGCGTAGTCATCATCCTTCCCATCGGCTCCTTCCTGATCAAGATCGTAAAAAGTATTCCAGGTGGTGAAACAACGATCATCGGAAACGGTTTCGGCGGGGTCAAAGAGGTTGGACTGGTGCTCTTTCAAGATTGGTTGCTTCCCTTTGAAATCGTATCAATCCTCCTCCTCGTTGCCCTCATCGGTGCGGTGGTATTGGCCGGCAAAAGGAGAACTGACAAATGA